A region of Thermobifida halotolerans DNA encodes the following proteins:
- a CDS encoding branched-chain amino acid ABC transporter permease has product MTSSLRRHDSPPAGSADSAPQAPRPRGGLTARWRALPVLVRHLVAALLALAAVAVLVHYLPSPLDQFRVAKVGYLMLAIAGLQLLVGYSGQISLGHGAFMFVGAYTAALIVLHLPMVPLAGIMVTAVVVGCLAGILVGAATARLHGPYLAGATLALAVGLPSLALRFSDVLGGANGLNFTFRGAPPEVSHLVTSTNHWKALVIWLTVLLAMVVLATLSRGRLGRRLRAIRDDEAAAAMAGIPVGRTKVVAFVVSAGCGSLAGACEFYLMGTATPSSFTPALSLTLLAALVLGGLGSLWGALWGALAVVYFELAGEEVAHALGLSSSVADNLPVVSFGVLLVVIVMAWPMGVQGALRRLGAALRRR; this is encoded by the coding sequence ATGACCTCCTCCCTGCGACGACACGACTCGCCGCCGGCCGGATCGGCCGACTCCGCGCCGCAGGCCCCACGGCCGCGGGGCGGCCTGACCGCCCGCTGGCGCGCGCTCCCCGTCCTGGTGCGCCACCTGGTCGCGGCGCTGCTCGCCCTGGCCGCGGTCGCGGTGCTGGTCCACTACCTCCCCTCGCCGCTGGACCAGTTCCGCGTCGCCAAGGTGGGCTACCTGATGCTCGCCATCGCCGGTCTGCAACTGCTGGTCGGCTACAGCGGGCAGATCTCCCTGGGACACGGCGCCTTCATGTTCGTCGGCGCCTACACCGCGGCGCTGATCGTGCTGCACCTGCCGATGGTGCCGCTGGCGGGGATCATGGTGACCGCCGTGGTCGTCGGCTGCCTGGCCGGAATCCTGGTCGGGGCGGCCACCGCCCGGCTGCACGGCCCCTACCTGGCCGGGGCCACGCTCGCCCTGGCGGTGGGCCTGCCGTCGCTGGCCCTGCGCTTCTCCGACGTCCTGGGCGGCGCCAACGGACTGAACTTCACCTTCCGCGGCGCCCCGCCCGAGGTGTCCCACCTGGTCACCAGCACCAACCACTGGAAGGCGCTGGTCATCTGGCTCACCGTGCTGCTGGCGATGGTGGTGCTGGCGACGCTGAGCCGGGGGCGGCTGGGCAGGCGCCTGCGCGCCATCCGCGACGACGAGGCCGCCGCGGCCATGGCCGGGATCCCGGTCGGCCGCACGAAGGTGGTCGCCTTCGTCGTCAGCGCCGGGTGCGGCTCCCTGGCCGGCGCCTGCGAGTTCTACCTGATGGGCACCGCCACCCCCAGCTCCTTCACCCCCGCGCTGTCGCTGACCCTGCTCGCCGCGCTCGTGCTGGGCGGACTGGGCAGCCTGTGGGGCGCGCTGTGGGGCGCGCTGGCGGTGGTCTACTTCGAGCTGGCCGGGGAGGAGGTGGCGCACGCGCTCGGCCTGAGCAGCAGCGTCGCCGACAACCTGCCGGTGGTGTCCTTCGGCGTGCTGCTCGTCGTCATCGTCATGGCCTGGCCGATGGGCGTCCAGGGCGCACTGCGCCGGCTGGGCGCGGCGCTGCGGCGGCGGTAA
- a CDS encoding branched-chain amino acid ABC transporter permease, giving the protein MNQFISLTFEGIAQGAIYAALGLSLVIIYQATRVVNFALPAFALISAYVAYTVIQATGNYWLGFAAAIASGALLGTLAERLLVRPVQGKSQLNAIILTLGLLMALQGVAGMVWGNVQHSFPTAMDFRDLPQIPLSPNELFVLASVLVVAAALFALYRFTPLGLRMRAAAFRPESARLSGVRVGLMLTTGWGIASAIGALAGMFAVTPLLSPTALDAFFVYGIVAAVIGGLDNPFGALAGGLVMGLGKAYVSGSEHLGPDLAALAALVILIVVLSLRPAGLFSRSSTVRKV; this is encoded by the coding sequence GTGAACCAGTTCATCAGTCTGACATTCGAGGGGATCGCCCAGGGGGCGATCTACGCGGCCCTGGGGCTGTCGCTCGTCATCATCTACCAGGCGACCCGGGTGGTGAACTTCGCCCTGCCCGCGTTCGCCCTGATCTCGGCCTACGTCGCCTACACCGTCATCCAGGCCACCGGCAACTACTGGCTCGGCTTCGCCGCCGCCATCGCCAGCGGCGCGCTGCTGGGCACGCTGGCCGAGCGGCTGCTGGTACGCCCCGTGCAGGGCAAGTCCCAGCTCAACGCCATCATCCTCACCCTGGGCCTGCTCATGGCACTGCAGGGCGTGGCCGGAATGGTGTGGGGCAACGTCCAGCACTCCTTCCCGACCGCGATGGACTTCCGCGACCTGCCGCAGATCCCCCTCTCCCCGAACGAGCTCTTCGTCCTGGCGTCGGTCCTGGTGGTCGCGGCCGCGCTGTTCGCCCTCTACCGGTTCACCCCCCTGGGGCTGCGCATGCGCGCCGCGGCCTTCCGGCCCGAGTCGGCGCGGCTCAGCGGCGTGAGGGTGGGACTGATGCTCACCACCGGGTGGGGCATCGCCTCGGCGATCGGCGCGCTCGCCGGGATGTTCGCCGTCACACCGCTGCTGTCGCCCACCGCGCTCGACGCGTTCTTCGTCTACGGCATTGTCGCGGCCGTGATCGGCGGCCTGGACAACCCGTTCGGCGCGCTGGCGGGCGGCCTGGTGATGGGGCTGGGCAAGGCCTACGTCTCCGGCTCCGAACACCTCGGTCCCGACCTCGCCGCGCTCGCCGCCCTGGTGATCCTCATCGTGGTGCTCAGCCTGCGGCCCGCCGGACTCTTCTCCCGGTCGTCGACCGTTCGAAAGGTGTAG
- a CDS encoding ABC transporter ATP-binding protein, which yields MTDTPILRIDSLSTYYGAVQALRSVDMTVRRGEICAVLGANGAGKTTLLRTVSGLQPAAPGSRVLVDGVDITRRPAEAMVRHGVAHVPEGGGVVVELTVEENLRLGGLWRSDRRDRAKALDEMFELFPPLAERRSRPAATLSGGERQMLAIGRALMARPRVLLLDEPSLGLAPLITRQIMQMLHDLRARTGLTVVLVEQNAASALSITDHGFVLSQGAVVAAGSSHELLNDDRMRHAYLGF from the coding sequence GTGACTGACACGCCGATCCTGCGGATCGACAGCCTGTCCACCTACTACGGGGCCGTCCAGGCGCTGCGCTCGGTCGACATGACCGTCCGCAGGGGGGAGATCTGCGCGGTGCTGGGCGCCAACGGCGCGGGCAAGACCACCCTGCTGCGCACCGTCTCCGGACTCCAGCCCGCCGCGCCGGGCAGCCGGGTCCTGGTCGACGGCGTCGACATCACCCGCCGGCCCGCCGAGGCCATGGTCCGCCACGGCGTGGCGCACGTGCCCGAGGGCGGCGGCGTCGTCGTCGAGCTGACCGTGGAGGAGAACCTGCGGCTGGGCGGGCTGTGGCGGTCGGACCGGCGGGACCGCGCCAAGGCGCTCGACGAGATGTTCGAACTGTTCCCGCCGCTGGCCGAACGCCGGAGCCGCCCGGCGGCCACCCTGTCGGGCGGCGAACGCCAGATGCTCGCCATCGGCCGGGCGCTGATGGCCCGCCCCCGGGTGCTGCTGCTCGACGAACCCTCCCTGGGCCTCGCCCCGCTCATCACCCGGCAGATCATGCAGATGCTGCACGACCTGCGCGCCCGTACCGGACTGACGGTGGTGCTGGTGGAGCAGAACGCCGCGAGCGCGCTGTCCATCACCGACCACGGCTTCGTGCTCTCCCAGGGGGCGGTCGTGGCCGCGGGAAGCTCCCACGAGCTGCTCAACGACGACCGCATGCGCCACGCCTACCTGGGATTCTGA
- a CDS encoding ABC transporter ATP-binding protein: protein MAPTAQSPLMEVEGVTVRFGGLAALSDVGLSIAPRSVTGLIGPNGAGKTTLFNVLTGVVRPQSGTVRFKGRQLRGHRQHHLAGMGISRTFQGLNLFGYMSVLDNVIVGADPLGRSRLPEMLTGLGRYQRDERELTDRAMSVLEEFGIADVAHALPATLPYGLQKRVALARALVSEPELLLLDEPASGLSGADMADLAATIRRCSRTMGVMLVEHHMDLVMDVCDHIVVLNFGQVICAGPPSTVQADPAVAEAYLGTPVQEAAGD from the coding sequence ATGGCCCCTACCGCACAGTCCCCCCTGATGGAGGTCGAGGGGGTGACCGTCCGCTTCGGCGGCCTCGCCGCGCTCTCCGACGTCGGGTTGAGCATCGCCCCGAGGAGCGTGACCGGCCTCATCGGACCGAACGGAGCCGGCAAGACCACCCTGTTCAACGTTCTGACGGGAGTGGTCAGACCGCAGAGCGGCACCGTCCGGTTCAAGGGGCGGCAACTGCGCGGCCACCGGCAGCACCACCTGGCGGGCATGGGCATCTCCCGCACCTTCCAGGGCCTCAACCTCTTCGGGTACATGTCCGTGCTGGACAACGTCATCGTCGGCGCGGACCCCCTGGGCCGCTCCCGGCTGCCCGAGATGCTCACCGGCCTGGGCCGCTACCAGCGGGACGAACGCGAGCTCACCGACCGCGCCATGTCCGTGCTGGAGGAGTTCGGCATCGCCGACGTCGCCCACGCCCTGCCCGCCACCCTGCCCTACGGGCTGCAGAAGCGGGTGGCGCTGGCCCGAGCCCTGGTCTCCGAACCCGAACTGCTGCTCCTCGACGAGCCCGCCAGCGGCCTGTCCGGAGCGGACATGGCCGACCTGGCCGCCACGATCCGCCGCTGCAGCCGGACGATGGGCGTCATGCTCGTCGAGCACCACATGGACCTGGTCATGGACGTGTGCGACCACATCGTCGTCCTCAACTTCGGCCAGGTCATCTGCGCTGGTCCGCCGTCCACCGTCCAGGCCGACCCCGCCGTCGCGGAGGCCTACCTGGGCACACCCGTACAGGAGGCCGCCGGTGACTGA